A stretch of Lentibacillus sp. JNUCC-1 DNA encodes these proteins:
- a CDS encoding agmatinase family protein, whose product MTNILYGNTPCFLDGKKVSLNDESIADRDVLVYGVPWEGAVTWGDYTGCELGPKVIRLNSARYSGYLPELDHLDVLEHYQIGDLGDVDVVPANTIETMDRIEQFASNVWKTGKFPVAFGGDHGITYPIMEALSKNVDGKVGIIHLDAHYDNHPDYEGDLYARSTPFHRMYESDGIRNESIVHMGIHGPRNKPETGKYAQSVGATTISIRDVRRSKDLAALAKQAYSIASKGTEAVYLSICSDVLDFAFNPGGPVDGNGLTSYELLELVYEFSKLGICGMDYVEVYPQQDTNDNSSHFVTYAVLYALAGRIWHEQHGHQHQHETAWT is encoded by the coding sequence GACAAATATATTATATGGTAATACACCCTGTTTTCTTGATGGAAAAAAAGTATCTTTGAATGATGAAAGTATAGCAGACCGTGATGTGCTTGTTTACGGCGTGCCTTGGGAAGGGGCGGTAACATGGGGCGATTATACAGGTTGCGAACTGGGCCCCAAAGTCATCCGTCTGAATTCGGCCCGATATTCCGGATATTTGCCGGAACTGGACCATCTAGATGTGCTTGAACATTATCAGATTGGTGATCTGGGTGACGTGGATGTTGTTCCGGCCAATACCATAGAGACGATGGATCGCATTGAACAATTTGCAAGCAATGTCTGGAAAACCGGCAAATTTCCGGTTGCTTTCGGTGGAGATCACGGGATCACCTATCCGATTATGGAGGCACTTAGCAAAAATGTGGATGGGAAAGTCGGCATCATTCATTTGGATGCGCATTATGACAACCATCCAGATTATGAAGGGGATTTATACGCGAGAAGTACGCCTTTCCATCGGATGTACGAAAGTGATGGCATTCGTAATGAAAGCATTGTTCATATGGGAATTCATGGCCCTCGTAATAAACCAGAGACTGGAAAATATGCACAGTCTGTCGGGGCAACAACCATATCGATTCGTGATGTGCGGCGTTCAAAAGATCTTGCAGCGCTTGCCAAGCAGGCTTACAGTATCGCCAGCAAAGGAACAGAGGCCGTGTACCTCAGCATTTGCAGCGATGTGCTTGATTTTGCCTTCAATCCGGGTGGACCGGTTGATGGCAATGGCTTGACATCGTATGAATTATTGGAGCTCGTTTATGAGTTTTCCAAATTGGGCATCTGTGGAATGGATTATGTGGAGGTTTATCCGCAGCAGGATACGAATGACAATTCATCCCATTTTGTCACATATGCGGTTCTGTATGCATTGGCAGGACGCATTTGGCACGAACAGCATGGTCATCAGCATCAGCACGAAACAGCCTGGACTTGA